One Pseudomonas sp. C27(2019) DNA window includes the following coding sequences:
- a CDS encoding thiazole synthase, whose amino-acid sequence MTKQSVDKPLIIAGRQFNSRLMVGTGLYKDYEETARALLESETEVVTFAVRRTSVGQHPDEPNLLDFLPPNRYTLLPNTAGCYDARSAVRTCKLARELLDGHNLVKLEVLAEDKTLYPNVVETLKAAEQLIHDGFDVMVYTSDDPVVALELEKIGCCAVMPLGSLIGSGCGIQNPHNIRLIIERASVPVLIDAGIGTAYEAAMAMELGCDAVLMNSAIARSSDPIAMARAMRLAVQAGRTAYLAGRMPRRDLASPSSPMAGRIAAK is encoded by the coding sequence ATGACAAAGCAATCCGTAGATAAACCATTAATCATAGCGGGCCGTCAGTTTAATTCGCGCCTGATGGTGGGCACTGGCCTGTATAAAGATTACGAAGAAACGGCGCGTGCACTGCTAGAAAGCGAAACCGAAGTGGTGACTTTTGCCGTGCGCCGTACCAGTGTCGGCCAGCACCCTGATGAGCCTAATCTGCTCGATTTTTTGCCGCCAAATCGCTACACCTTGCTGCCTAACACCGCAGGCTGTTATGACGCGCGCTCGGCTGTACGCACGTGCAAGCTGGCTCGTGAATTATTGGACGGTCATAACCTAGTTAAATTGGAAGTCTTAGCAGAAGATAAAACGTTGTATCCAAATGTAGTGGAAACGTTAAAAGCTGCGGAGCAACTGATTCACGATGGGTTTGATGTCATGGTTTACACCAGCGACGATCCAGTGGTGGCTCTCGAATTGGAGAAAATCGGTTGCTGTGCAGTGATGCCATTGGGTTCACTGATTGGTTCTGGCTGTGGTATTCAAAACCCACACAATATTCGTTTGATTATTGAGCGCGCCAGCGTACCAGTGCTGATTGATGCGGGCATTGGCACGGCCTATGAGGCTGCGATGGCGATGGAGCTGGGCTGTGATGCGGTATTGATGAATTCTGCTATTGCACGCTCCTCGGACCCGATCGCCATGGCACGCGCAATGCGCTTAGCGGTGCAAGCCGGGCGCACCGCTTACTTAGCTGGGCGTATGCCGCGTCGCGACTTAGCGAGCCCGTCGTCACCGATGGCAGGGCGTATTGCTGCTAAATAA